The following proteins are co-located in the Paenibacillus sp. JNUCC32 genome:
- a CDS encoding class I SAM-dependent methyltransferase, which produces MYLLDALRKLIHNIMEEASLITATLSQLRKREGMTYSKVTVKPVELKNKLHYQFAYYSATKVTHQNVPADEAEAVLLDMFENVFRQAMIYTPEADYQVLISKKYKVSILTKSASKTKTDLSHNRKKTYILEEGEPVPFLVELGIMSEDGKVFARRYDKFKQINRFLEMVEDVLPHLPEDRPLTIVDFGCGKSYLTFALYHYLAVTARRKLNIVGLDLKADVIEHCSMLAKKLNYTQLRFLVGDIADYDELEQVDMVVTLHACDTATDAALEKAVRWGASVILSVPCCQHELFAQVQSPVMEPLLSHGILKERFSALATDAIRAKLLDLMGYKTQLLEFIDMEHTPKNILIRAVSGSAGDRNKLWQEYTAFRDFLSASPYLERACKDLLPNTEMESR; this is translated from the coding sequence ATGTACCTTTTGGATGCATTAAGAAAATTGATTCATAACATCATGGAAGAAGCATCATTGATTACGGCTACGCTAAGCCAGCTTCGCAAGCGGGAAGGCATGACCTACAGCAAAGTAACGGTTAAGCCCGTAGAGCTCAAGAACAAGCTGCACTATCAGTTCGCCTATTATTCCGCAACCAAGGTCACCCATCAGAATGTGCCGGCGGATGAGGCGGAGGCCGTACTGTTGGATATGTTCGAAAATGTATTCCGGCAAGCGATGATCTATACGCCGGAAGCGGACTATCAGGTTCTGATTTCGAAGAAATACAAGGTTTCGATTCTGACCAAATCCGCTTCGAAGACCAAAACGGATTTGTCGCATAACCGGAAAAAGACCTACATTCTTGAAGAGGGAGAGCCGGTTCCGTTTCTGGTGGAGCTGGGCATCATGAGCGAGGATGGCAAAGTATTTGCCCGCAGATACGATAAATTTAAACAGATCAACCGCTTCTTGGAGATGGTGGAGGATGTCCTTCCTCATCTGCCGGAGGACCGTCCGCTTACGATCGTCGATTTCGGCTGCGGCAAATCCTATCTGACCTTCGCTTTGTATCACTATTTGGCGGTAACCGCGCGCAGAAAGCTGAATATTGTCGGATTGGATCTCAAGGCGGATGTCATCGAACACTGCAGTATGCTGGCGAAAAAACTGAATTATACCCAATTGCGGTTTCTTGTCGGCGACATTGCGGATTATGACGAACTGGAGCAGGTGGATATGGTGGTCACGCTGCATGCATGCGACACCGCAACCGATGCGGCGCTGGAAAAAGCGGTCCGCTGGGGGGCTTCGGTGATTCTGTCGGTGCCTTGCTGCCAGCACGAGCTGTTCGCCCAAGTCCAGAGCCCAGTCATGGAGCCGCTGCTGTCCCATGGCATACTGAAGGAACGCTTCTCGGCGCTGGCCACGGACGCCATTCGGGCCAAGCTTCTCGACCTGATGGGATACAAGACGCAGCTGCTGGAGTTTATCGATATGGAACATACGCCCAAGAATATTTTGATCCGTGCGGTCAGCGGTTCTGCCGGAGACCGGAATAAACTATGGCAGGAGTATACCGCGTTTCGCGATTTTTTAAGCGCCTCGCCGTACCTTGAACGGGCTTGCAAGGACCTTCTCCCGAATACGGAAATGGAATCGCGTTGA
- a CDS encoding DUF6483 family protein: MFRRDYLVRLIEDMTQMIAKVFSLKQERKHTEALWELDELFKRQFRLNSGLLRSLSAADIEQLFRNHGYLEADKLQSAARLMEEEASLLLELEREEEAVMLYTKVFQLYLKSALQGADPKLIGLTERIGLLKERLRAYAWPETAMLDYYAYTEQQGMFAEAENTLYQLLDSGKIEYDEGVRFYQRLQQKRPEDLAKGGLPLEEVEEGMDELRRRFPHAAVDGDKPFPGLD; this comes from the coding sequence ATGTTTCGCAGGGATTATCTTGTGCGGCTTATCGAGGATATGACACAGATGATAGCCAAAGTGTTTTCGCTCAAGCAGGAGCGCAAGCACACCGAAGCTTTATGGGAGCTGGATGAGCTTTTTAAACGGCAGTTCCGACTGAATTCAGGGCTGCTTCGCTCCTTGTCCGCAGCCGATATCGAGCAGCTCTTTCGCAATCATGGTTATCTGGAAGCGGACAAGCTGCAGAGTGCCGCAAGGCTGATGGAAGAGGAAGCGTCGCTGCTGCTCGAGCTTGAGCGCGAAGAAGAAGCCGTTATGCTCTATACCAAGGTCTTTCAGTTATATTTGAAGTCAGCCCTGCAAGGGGCGGATCCGAAACTGATCGGGTTGACGGAACGGATCGGTCTGCTGAAAGAACGTTTAAGGGCTTACGCGTGGCCCGAAACGGCGATGCTGGATTATTATGCGTATACGGAGCAGCAGGGGATGTTCGCGGAAGCGGAGAATACCCTGTACCAACTGCTGGATAGCGGTAAGATCGAATATGACGAAGGCGTAAGGTTCTATCAAAGATTGCAGCAGAAACGGCCCGAGGATTTGGCAAAAGGCGGGCTTCCGCTGGAGGAAGTCGAGGAAGGAATGGACGAGCTCCGCCGCCGTTTTCCGCATGCGGCGGTGGACGGAGACAAACCGTTTCCCGGCCTCGATTAA
- the yyaC gene encoding spore protease YyaC produces the protein MSEQAGKTPSAHAAKAKMSGHELAGFFQGISRRHALGSIVFLCIGTDRSTGDALGPLTGSRLVEYGFPQVIGTLPEPCDAFNLEAKLQGIPEDQVVIAIDACLGQSSSVGYFFTSEGPLAPAQSVGGKLPAVGDYSVAAVVNVHGPKPYWTLQVTSLYQVMGMAEQIAKQAAAAFGLRP, from the coding sequence ATGAGCGAACAAGCCGGCAAGACGCCAAGCGCGCATGCTGCCAAAGCCAAGATGTCGGGCCATGAACTGGCCGGTTTTTTTCAGGGGATTTCGCGGCGCCATGCGCTGGGCAGCATCGTATTTTTATGTATTGGCACCGACCGTTCCACAGGTGACGCGCTCGGTCCGTTGACTGGAAGCCGGCTTGTGGAATACGGTTTTCCGCAGGTGATCGGCACGCTGCCCGAACCATGTGATGCTTTCAATCTTGAGGCAAAGCTTCAAGGCATACCCGAGGATCAGGTGGTTATTGCCATTGATGCTTGCTTGGGACAATCCTCTTCCGTCGGTTATTTCTTTACAAGCGAAGGTCCGCTGGCGCCGGCCCAATCCGTCGGCGGGAAGCTGCCGGCAGTGGGGGACTACAGCGTGGCAGCGGTCGTGAACGTTCATGGACCGAAGCCGTATTGGACCCTCCAAGTGACGTCCCTTTACCAGGTCATGGGAATGGCGGAGCAGATAGCGAAGCAAGCCGCTGCGGCCTTTGGCCTTAGGCCGTAA
- a CDS encoding O-antigen ligase family protein, which produces MASNTLHRVCGMMLIGLGLGASIRSGMFFDEDIYWIGAGFGVLLLLMTGADWHGAVQGRKNHGMGKLPEAVPSDRELRVVLGCICAILLIYVFHGIGRPLSLEGTMKEIILWGSYGSFAIAAWRACRTGPGLRIMHAGWHLLGAVLCGSALLAVYGLMELPYGIYHTADADISATGARLGGLLQYPNTFGAVMAAFLLERLFALPSVLRNRTGTLRAAAALLPLAPYTAALLLTESRGAWLAAALACAAGFAKERRALAPLLVAAAAPVASAALLYRQLADARLAPAVLPGLLWLAGLWAGGVLAGLLLCRWRHSGGPGRRYAAPGALGAAALLAAAAIVVILLQVQDRTLGGAATLSARRLMYSDAWQLARSSPWLGRGGETWRQSYLAIQSQPYVGAEVHNGYMDILLNTGIIGLLLVLILVIFMVARLIAASSRFMPPALVLIGHASVDFDWGFGLVWLLLLWLTVMGLAGGSPDEAPQHGSMATRLTRPFKRWNQLQAGYEGERAPSLLPRLRVMAILPLAAWTFLAAALGISELQERWAASEPPGRQILLLRSSLKWNPANTDGAIKLSAWLPPSEQIPLLKRSMVHAPNHPGLSWKLAEGYSLRGESEEAAAWFKRGIELDRFNPVKQTRAVLKLAALADWHRRAGDSAGAVEAARAGWDTLKRYRFLAAALHELDPFRNDRGFHLSVLAARQANRFDNTMKWGERAHAARQP; this is translated from the coding sequence ATGGCATCGAATACCCTGCATCGTGTTTGCGGGATGATGCTGATCGGGCTGGGGCTTGGTGCCAGTATTCGGAGCGGAATGTTTTTTGACGAGGATATATATTGGATCGGAGCGGGTTTCGGCGTGCTTCTGCTGCTCATGACGGGAGCCGATTGGCATGGTGCCGTTCAAGGCCGAAAGAATCATGGCATGGGAAAACTGCCGGAGGCGGTTCCTTCGGACAGAGAATTGCGGGTGGTTCTTGGATGCATCTGCGCAATCCTTCTCATCTACGTCTTTCACGGGATAGGGCGCCCCCTCTCTCTGGAAGGCACGATGAAGGAAATCATCCTGTGGGGAAGCTATGGTTCTTTTGCCATTGCTGCTTGGCGCGCGTGCCGTACAGGCCCCGGCTTACGCATCATGCATGCCGGCTGGCATCTGCTGGGCGCCGTGCTGTGCGGCAGCGCCTTGCTTGCCGTATACGGGCTTATGGAGCTGCCGTATGGGATCTATCATACGGCGGATGCGGACATTAGCGCGACCGGCGCGAGGCTTGGCGGCCTGCTTCAGTACCCGAACACGTTCGGGGCGGTGATGGCCGCCTTTTTGCTGGAGCGGCTGTTCGCGCTGCCGTCCGTCCTGCGGAACCGGACGGGCACGCTCCGCGCAGCGGCTGCGCTGCTGCCGCTTGCGCCCTACACCGCCGCGCTGCTCCTGACGGAGTCGCGCGGCGCCTGGCTCGCGGCCGCTCTTGCGTGCGCGGCCGGCTTCGCCAAGGAGCGGCGTGCCTTGGCGCCGCTCCTGGTGGCTGCCGCCGCGCCTGTGGCGAGCGCGGCGCTGCTGTACCGCCAGCTGGCGGATGCCAGGCTGGCGCCAGCCGTGCTGCCCGGCCTGCTGTGGCTGGCCGGGCTGTGGGCCGGCGGCGTCCTCGCCGGCCTGCTGCTGTGCCGCTGGCGGCACAGCGGGGGGCCCGGGCGGCGTTACGCCGCGCCCGGGGCACTGGGAGCTGCGGCCTTGCTGGCAGCCGCAGCGATTGTCGTGATCCTGCTCCAGGTGCAGGATCGGACCCTGGGCGGCGCGGCAACGCTAAGCGCGCGCCGCCTCATGTACAGCGACGCCTGGCAGCTGGCCCGGTCGTCGCCGTGGCTGGGACGGGGAGGGGAGACGTGGCGGCAATCCTACCTTGCCATTCAGTCCCAGCCCTATGTGGGTGCCGAGGTGCATAATGGATATATGGATATCCTGTTGAATACGGGAATCATTGGGCTGCTGCTTGTCCTTATTTTGGTTATCTTTATGGTTGCGAGGCTCATCGCGGCAAGCTCCCGATTCATGCCCCCCGCCCTCGTGCTGATCGGACATGCGTCCGTGGATTTCGATTGGGGCTTCGGGCTGGTATGGCTGCTCCTATTGTGGCTTACGGTAATGGGCTTGGCCGGGGGTTCCCCCGATGAGGCACCTCAGCATGGATCTATGGCAACTCGGCTAACCCGGCCGTTCAAACGATGGAATCAACTGCAAGCCGGCTATGAAGGGGAGCGGGCCCCTTCCCTGTTGCCACGGCTCAGGGTTATGGCCATTCTCCCGCTCGCGGCTTGGACTTTCCTCGCCGCGGCGCTGGGCATCAGCGAGCTTCAAGAGCGATGGGCCGCATCGGAGCCGCCAGGCCGGCAGATCCTGCTCCTCCGATCCTCGTTAAAGTGGAACCCCGCCAATACGGATGGGGCCATAAAGCTCTCGGCATGGCTTCCCCCAAGCGAGCAGATTCCGCTGCTGAAACGAAGCATGGTGCATGCGCCGAATCACCCGGGTTTAAGCTGGAAGCTGGCAGAAGGTTATTCCCTAAGAGGCGAATCGGAGGAAGCGGCGGCATGGTTCAAAAGGGGCATCGAACTGGATCGTTTCAATCCGGTCAAGCAAACCCGGGCCGTGCTGAAGCTGGCCGCCCTTGCGGACTGGCACCGCAGGGCGGGAGATTCCGCCGGAGCGGTTGAGGCAGCCCGGGCCGGATGGGATACCTTGAAGCGCTATCGCTTCCTTGCGGCTGCCCTTCATGAGCTTGATCCTTTTCGAAATGACCGTGGCTTTCATCTGTCTGTGCTTGCGGCTCGGCAGGCCAACCGCTTCGATAACACGATGAAATGGGGAGAACGGGCGCATGCTGCAAGGCAGCCCTGA
- a CDS encoding DUF1128 domain-containing protein — protein MDLSEKSQANVEYMIEQIKTKLRMATGAAMQASAFSVNQYDDIYDLYDMVMNKQNLSISEVEAVVSELGQLRGNQ, from the coding sequence ATGGATTTGAGTGAAAAATCCCAAGCCAATGTCGAGTATATGATCGAACAGATTAAAACGAAGCTACGGATGGCTACAGGCGCTGCCATGCAGGCCTCTGCCTTCTCGGTTAACCAATATGATGATATTTATGATCTGTACGATATGGTCATGAATAAACAGAATCTTAGTATTTCGGAAGTGGAAGCCGTTGTATCCGAGCTTGGACAGCTCCGCGGAAACCAGTAG
- a CDS encoding DUF5665 domain-containing protein, producing the protein MSKANPYHGGSGFSTRSGSRSTRNEEQRVQSESSRERHSKEADEVQEHPFELRHEVKKLNTRLDKIAATLEKSEMKDMIDNYMNPKKRIIANLTAGLARGLGLTLGTALVLGLLGYILSFFVNVPMIGDFISNLQGYIEQSKS; encoded by the coding sequence ATGAGTAAAGCAAACCCATATCATGGCGGCTCCGGCTTCTCAACCCGAAGCGGCAGTCGTTCGACACGAAACGAGGAACAACGAGTGCAATCCGAATCGTCCAGGGAAAGACACTCGAAAGAGGCGGATGAGGTGCAGGAGCATCCCTTTGAGCTTAGGCACGAAGTGAAGAAATTGAACACGCGACTGGACAAAATCGCCGCCACGCTGGAGAAGTCCGAAATGAAAGACATGATCGATAATTACATGAATCCCAAGAAACGCATCATTGCCAACCTCACTGCCGGCCTGGCCCGGGGGTTGGGCTTAACCCTTGGCACGGCTCTCGTGCTGGGTCTTCTGGGTTATATTCTCAGCTTCTTTGTCAATGTGCCGATGATAGGGGATTTCATCTCGAACCTGCAGGGATATATTGAACAATCCAAATCCTAA
- a CDS encoding GlsB/YeaQ/YmgE family stress response membrane protein, translating into MWGIIISIVMAIIIGIIGDALVGHEMPGGIIGSMIAGFIGAWLGPWLFGAWGPVIGGFAIVPAIIGTAIFVFLLGLVAKLFRRTA; encoded by the coding sequence ATGTGGGGAATCATCATCAGCATCGTGATGGCAATCATCATCGGGATAATCGGGGATGCGCTGGTTGGTCATGAAATGCCGGGCGGAATTATCGGTTCCATGATCGCAGGTTTCATAGGCGCATGGCTCGGACCGTGGCTCTTCGGAGCTTGGGGTCCTGTCATAGGCGGATTTGCCATTGTGCCCGCAATCATCGGTACGGCCATCTTTGTATTCCTGCTCGGTCTTGTTGCCAAGTTGTTTAGACGCACAGCCTGA
- a CDS encoding YtxH domain-containing protein: MNNAEQEYPVQSGSTFFKGAFIGALVGAAAALLFAPKPGRELRGDLSEKLSMVSDKTKEVAYTVGDKASELAKTVGSKASDVMATVNEGRQSIMSSVKEASADVSSEVSSASKDVKDKAMDTSSEVSREMKTTTNY, translated from the coding sequence ATGAATAACGCAGAACAAGAATATCCAGTACAAAGCGGTTCCACATTCTTCAAAGGTGCTTTTATCGGTGCCTTGGTCGGAGCGGCGGCAGCTCTGTTGTTCGCTCCAAAGCCAGGCCGCGAGCTTCGCGGGGATTTATCCGAGAAGCTGAGCATGGTGTCGGATAAAACCAAAGAAGTCGCTTATACCGTAGGCGATAAAGCTTCTGAACTGGCAAAAACGGTAGGAAGCAAAGCCTCCGATGTCATGGCCACCGTGAACGAAGGCCGCCAAAGCATTATGTCCAGCGTCAAGGAAGCATCGGCAGACGTGTCGAGCGAGGTTTCAAGTGCTTCCAAAGATGTGAAGGATAAAGCGATGGACACCTCTTCCGAAGTCAGCCGTGAAATGAAAACGACAACGAATTATTAA
- a CDS encoding DedA family protein codes for MEFFYEAVGRLFEWIQQLGYFGIMLGLMVEVIPSEIVLAYGGYLVSMGEVHFIGAMIFGTIGGVLAQLFIYWIGRYGGRPFLEKYGKYILIKKKHIDYAEEWFGKYGTGVIFTARFVPVVRHAISIPAGISKMHVGRFTLLTTLAVIPWTALFLYLGLLLGDQWEHIDEKAGPYVREILLGALAVMILYFLIKWIKSAKARSK; via the coding sequence GTGGAATTCTTTTACGAGGCTGTGGGCCGACTGTTTGAATGGATCCAGCAGCTGGGCTATTTCGGAATCATGCTCGGATTAATGGTGGAGGTCATCCCAAGCGAGATCGTACTCGCCTATGGCGGTTATCTGGTTTCCATGGGGGAGGTTCATTTTATCGGTGCCATGATTTTTGGTACCATTGGCGGCGTGCTCGCCCAGTTATTCATTTATTGGATCGGCCGTTACGGGGGCAGACCCTTCCTGGAGAAGTACGGGAAGTACATACTGATTAAGAAGAAGCATATCGACTACGCCGAGGAATGGTTCGGCAAGTATGGTACCGGCGTTATATTTACGGCTCGGTTTGTACCGGTGGTAAGACATGCGATTTCCATCCCGGCGGGCATATCCAAAATGCATGTGGGCAGGTTTACGCTGTTGACCACCCTTGCGGTTATTCCGTGGACGGCATTATTCTTATACCTCGGATTGCTTCTGGGCGACCAGTGGGAGCATATCGACGAGAAGGCTGGGCCTTACGTTCGGGAAATTCTGCTGGGCGCATTAGCCGTCATGATTCTTTATTTTTTGATAAAATGGATAAAATCAGCGAAGGCGAGGTCGAAATAA
- a CDS encoding magnesium transporter CorA family protein, with protein MLGPDTTEGQDIYDFAGGWQWHDVRTDNWQSSWIGELRSRYPYTAEWFNLAPSLKERNYLSVRFKDGVEAVIMGSMLYKVTNEHEHHKSEQFYFYVDAQVLITINLDEHTRSVMAKADRASMLHQCERPVDGLFVLARAILHYYHAGMDQFEHNLRLVEKDMRTRNRRSLMDNILSSRFELLEWSNLFIPFQELIAAAKEGYHGELDASRSFQQLLHRVERMERLIYHYEREIDTLVSIDDAISAFRGNEIMKTLTIFTVVFTPATVIGAVWGMNFENLPGIKTFWGFTAVIGFTLLWTGGMYLWMRAKGWTGDLLQVKSKNRNI; from the coding sequence ATGCTTGGGCCGGATACGACAGAAGGTCAGGATATTTATGATTTTGCAGGGGGGTGGCAATGGCACGATGTCCGAACGGATAACTGGCAATCCTCCTGGATCGGCGAGCTTCGGTCACGCTATCCTTATACAGCCGAATGGTTTAATCTGGCACCGTCGTTAAAGGAGCGGAATTACTTATCCGTTCGTTTCAAGGATGGGGTGGAGGCGGTCATTATGGGGTCCATGCTTTATAAGGTTACGAATGAACACGAGCATCATAAGTCGGAACAGTTCTATTTCTATGTGGATGCTCAAGTGCTGATCACCATTAATTTGGATGAGCATACCCGCAGCGTGATGGCCAAGGCCGATAGAGCCTCGATGCTTCATCAATGCGAGCGGCCCGTAGACGGCCTGTTTGTATTGGCCCGGGCCATTCTGCATTATTACCATGCAGGAATGGATCAATTCGAACATAACCTGCGTCTTGTCGAAAAGGATATGCGTACACGCAACCGAAGATCTTTAATGGATAACATTCTCTCGTCAAGGTTTGAGCTGCTGGAATGGAGCAACCTGTTTATTCCTTTTCAGGAGCTGATCGCTGCGGCGAAGGAGGGGTATCACGGCGAGCTGGATGCCAGCCGCTCGTTTCAACAACTCCTGCATCGAGTAGAAAGAATGGAAAGGCTGATTTATCACTATGAGCGCGAAATCGATACGCTGGTATCCATAGATGATGCCATCTCGGCGTTCCGCGGCAATGAAATCATGAAGACCTTGACCATCTTTACGGTCGTATTCACACCGGCAACCGTGATCGGAGCCGTATGGGGCATGAATTTCGAGAACTTGCCCGGCATTAAGACGTTCTGGGGCTTCACGGCAGTCATTGGCTTCACCCTGCTCTGGACCGGAGGGATGTACCTTTGGATGCGTGCGAAGGGATGGACGGGGGACCTGCTTCAAGTAAAGTCCAAAAACAGGAATATTTGA
- a CDS encoding pirin family protein translates to MIKIMTAAERHTTHENGIHSEFSFSFGDYTDPHNEHFGSLLAHNEYVLQPMEGFDRRFHHDLVIVHLVLEGTLTYEDDTGKVMELTPGTIHVVNTGSGVYHAERNASSSEDVRYLEMWFLPAEPGLETSHHQSNFTKEQQLNQMLPIIGSGNGESSLPQSLDVVMYSSILETGQELTYSLAGDRRMHLYVISGHVEISSEDGVFDIKAGDAARIQRRHELTFRGNSSEGSSEMVLIDMP, encoded by the coding sequence ATGATTAAAATCATGACGGCAGCGGAAAGACATACTACCCATGAAAACGGTATTCACAGCGAATTCAGCTTTTCTTTTGGTGATTATACAGACCCGCATAACGAGCACTTTGGAAGCCTTCTGGCGCATAATGAATACGTGCTCCAACCGATGGAGGGGTTTGATCGAAGGTTTCATCATGATTTGGTGATTGTGCATTTGGTGCTGGAAGGCACGTTGACGTATGAGGATGATACAGGGAAGGTCATGGAGCTTACACCCGGTACGATTCATGTCGTGAATACAGGCTCCGGCGTGTACCATGCCGAGAGGAATGCCTCATCTTCGGAGGACGTACGCTATCTGGAAATGTGGTTTCTTCCTGCGGAGCCGGGCCTTGAGACCAGTCACCATCAAAGCAATTTCACAAAAGAACAGCAATTGAACCAGATGCTTCCGATCATCGGTTCAGGCAATGGTGAGTCGAGCCTGCCCCAGTCGCTGGATGTTGTGATGTACAGCAGCATACTGGAGACCGGACAAGAACTGACGTACAGTCTGGCCGGGGATCGTAGAATGCATCTATACGTCATAAGCGGTCATGTCGAAATATCATCGGAAGACGGCGTATTCGATATTAAGGCGGGCGATGCGGCAAGGATACAGCGTCGTCATGAGTTGACCTTCCGGGGGAACTCCAGTGAGGGAAGCTCGGAAATGGTTCTTATCGATATGCCATAA
- a CDS encoding asparaginase, with protein sequence MDTVLVKEYRADILECVHNGHICIVNEQGKVEAYAGDPDYVAFTRSSAKPMQAIPSIRGGLVDHYGLSDEEIAIMTASHRAEQAHVEVLERFARKAGISETHMVCASSWPLDEGSKETLLRGGGEKSKWYHNCSGKHYGMLAYCQMAGYPLTGYDQPEHPLQQEILRTVAYLAGLAPGDVKLGTDGCGLPVFAMPLRALATAYMKLACPDLIEDEPTRKAVMQITKAMHAASYMVAGKHKVDTLLLEDPNIVAKGGFKGVYCFGLKKERLGISFKISDGSEEEWGWIAESILEQIGYGSKATIERLKAAYPKDLYNDEGLRVGRVETGFKLLRA encoded by the coding sequence ATGGACACTGTATTGGTGAAGGAATATCGGGCGGACATCTTGGAGTGCGTCCACAATGGACATATATGTATTGTGAATGAACAAGGTAAGGTCGAGGCTTATGCGGGAGATCCGGATTATGTCGCATTTACGCGTTCTTCGGCCAAGCCGATGCAGGCGATTCCTTCCATTCGCGGCGGGCTGGTCGATCATTACGGACTGTCCGATGAGGAAATTGCGATCATGACGGCTTCGCATCGTGCGGAGCAGGCTCATGTGGAAGTGTTGGAGCGTTTTGCACGCAAGGCGGGCATCAGCGAAACCCACATGGTGTGCGCATCCAGCTGGCCGCTGGACGAAGGAAGCAAAGAAACACTTTTGCGAGGCGGCGGCGAGAAAAGTAAATGGTACCATAACTGCTCCGGCAAGCATTATGGCATGCTGGCCTACTGCCAGATGGCGGGATATCCGTTGACGGGATACGATCAGCCGGAACATCCGCTGCAGCAAGAAATCCTTCGGACGGTCGCCTATTTGGCGGGATTGGCTCCCGGCGATGTGAAACTGGGAACCGATGGATGCGGACTGCCGGTATTCGCCATGCCGCTCCGCGCTTTGGCAACAGCCTACATGAAGCTTGCATGCCCGGACCTCATAGAGGACGAGCCGACGCGAAAGGCGGTCATGCAAATCACAAAGGCCATGCATGCAGCCTCTTATATGGTGGCGGGTAAACACAAAGTGGATACCCTTCTTCTGGAAGATCCTAATATTGTGGCCAAGGGCGGCTTCAAGGGAGTGTACTGTTTCGGCCTTAAGAAGGAGCGGCTCGGCATCTCTTTCAAAATTTCGGACGGCTCCGAGGAAGAATGGGGCTGGATCGCGGAGTCCATATTGGAACAAATCGGCTATGGCAGCAAAGCGACCATCGAACGGCTGAAAGCTGCATATCCTAAAGATTTATATAATGATGAGGGTCTTCGAGTAGGCAGGGTAGAAACCGGATTTAAGCTGCTCCGCGCTTAA
- a CDS encoding alpha/beta fold hydrolase, which translates to MEKVQCNGSTICYVDQGQGEPVILLHGFCGSSAYWEQVLPYLQGFRVIVPDLRGHGRSDAPMGSYTIEQMADDVLLLMDELDIPKAALLGHSLGGYIALSFAQRYASRLNGFGLIHSTGYPDSDEAKEKRVKAVSAIQGEGITAFVDGLVPGLFAPDTKETKPECIQRAKEIGYLTPPQGAIGAALAMRERPDRRDVLSASTLPILLVAGEKDGLIPAERTFTTDHDNVTRIVIEGAGHMSMMETPEKLGEVISSFMGRLEQE; encoded by the coding sequence ATGGAAAAAGTACAATGCAACGGCAGCACGATTTGCTACGTGGATCAGGGACAAGGTGAGCCGGTCATTCTGCTTCACGGTTTCTGCGGAAGCTCCGCCTATTGGGAACAGGTACTGCCATATCTTCAAGGTTTCAGAGTCATTGTACCGGATCTCCGGGGTCACGGGCGGTCTGATGCACCGATGGGATCGTATACCATCGAACAAATGGCGGACGACGTCCTGCTATTGATGGATGAGCTCGATATTCCGAAGGCGGCGTTGCTCGGTCATTCCCTCGGAGGATATATAGCGCTCTCCTTCGCCCAGCGCTACGCTTCTCGATTGAACGGCTTTGGCCTGATCCATTCTACGGGTTATCCGGATTCGGATGAAGCGAAGGAGAAACGGGTGAAAGCGGTCAGCGCCATCCAAGGGGAGGGCATTACGGCTTTTGTTGACGGATTGGTGCCGGGCCTGTTTGCTCCGGATACGAAGGAAACCAAGCCGGAATGCATTCAGCGGGCGAAGGAGATCGGTTACCTTACGCCGCCGCAAGGTGCGATAGGGGCGGCGCTGGCCATGCGCGAGCGTCCGGACCGGCGCGATGTGCTCTCGGCTTCCACGCTGCCGATCCTGCTTGTAGCAGGAGAGAAGGACGGCTTGATTCCGGCGGAGCGCACCTTTACCACAGACCATGACAACGTAACCCGGATCGTGATCGAGGGCGCGGGTCATATGAGTATGATGGAGACGCCCGAGAAGCTCGGCGAAGTCATTTCCTCTTTCATGGGACGGCTGGAGCAAGAATAA